The segment GGGTTCTTCTCCATGAGCTCGGAGAACTTGGACATGAGTGTTCCTTCGGGGTTTCAGGTCGATCGAGTAGGCCGCGAGCAGGGCCGGCTCAGCAGGACGAGCAGCCGGAAGCGGTCGTGGGCATGAACCCGGCGAGCGGGTTCTCGTCGCAGTCGCGCGACGGCGGCCTGGTCATCAGGGTCAGCGGGACGCCGCGGGAGTGGTCCTTGTTGGCGGTCGGCTTCGATCGCTCACCGGCGAGCAGCTGTTCGCCGTAGCCCTGGACGCACTCCGGGTCGGGGCCGTCGAGCGGCAGACCGGTGAAGAACTTGGCGGCCATGCAGCCGCCGCGGCAGGCGTCGTAGTGGTTGCAGCTGGAGCAGGCGCCGGCGCTCTGCGGTTCGCGGAGCTCGGTGAACAGGTCCGAGTGCTGCCAGATCTGCTGGAAGCCGCCGTCGGTCGTGATGTTGCCGGCGAGGAAGTTCTCGTGGATCGCGAACGGGCAAGCGTAGACGTCGCCGATCGGGTCGATCAGGCACACCACGCGTCCGGCGCCGCACAGGTTGAGGCCCGGCAGGCCGCTGCCGCCGCCCTGGCTGAACGCAGAGAGGTGGAAGAAGGAGTCGCCGGTGAGGACGCGATCACCGTGTGCGACGAGCCAGTCGTAGAGCTCCTTCTGCTGCTCCGGCAGCGGGTGGAGGTCGTCCCAGACGTCGGCGCCGCGGCCGGACGGACGCAGT is part of the Gordonia phthalatica genome and harbors:
- the mftC gene encoding mycofactocin radical SAM maturase (MftC is a radical SAM/SPASM enzyme that catalyzes the first two steps in biosynthesis of the electron carrier mycofactocin from the terminal Val-Tyr dipeptide of the precursor peptide MftA.), with amino-acid sequence MPSTTPPLTVPAPPKVGRLVDQFERGLDAPICLTWELTYACNLSCVHCLSSSGKRDPRELSTEQCKSIIDELQKMQVFYVNIGGGEPTVRPDFWELVDYATDHQVGVKFSTNGLRITPEVAERLAASDYVDVQISLDGATAEVNDAVRGKGSFDMAVKALENLKNAGFGDAKISVVMTRHNVAQLDEFKALADRYGATLRITRLRPSGRGADVWDDLHPLPEQQKELYDWLVAHGDRVLTGDSFFHLSAFSQGGGSGLPGLNLCGAGRVVCLIDPIGDVYACPFAIHENFLAGNITTDGGFQQIWQHSDLFTELREPQSAGACSSCNHYDACRGGCMAAKFFTGLPLDGPDPECVQGYGEQLLAGERSKPTANKDHSRGVPLTLMTRPPSRDCDENPLAGFMPTTASGCSSC